The Solanum lycopersicum chromosome 6, SLM_r2.1 genome has a window encoding:
- the SSTLE1 gene encoding sesquiterpene synthase 9 gives MAASSADKCRPLANFHPSVWGYHFLSYTHEITNQEKVEVDEYKETIRKMLVETCDNSTQKLVLIDAMQRLGVAYHFDNEIETSIQNIFDASSKQNDNDNNLYVVSLRFRLVRQQGHYMSSDVFKQFTNQDGKFKETLTNDVQGLLSLYEASHLRVRNEEILEEALTFTTTHLESIVSNLSNNNNSLKVEVGEALTQPIRMTLPRMGARKYISIYENNDAHHHLLLKFAKLDFNMLQKFHQRELSDLTRWWKDLDFANKYPYARDRLVECYFWILGVYFEPKYSRARKMMTKVLNLTSIIDDTFDAYATFDELVTFNDAIQRWDANAIDSIQPYMRPAYQALLDIYSEMEQVLSKEGKLDRVYYAKNEMKKLVRAYFKETQWLNDCDHIPKYEEQVENAIVSAGYMMISTTCLVGIEEFISHETFEWLMNESVIVRASALIARAMNDIVGHEDEQERGHVASLIECYMKDYGASKQETYIKFLKEVTNAWKDINKQFFRPTEVPMFVLERVLNLTRVADTLYKEKDTYTNAKGKLKNMINSILIESVKI, from the exons ATGGCTGCTTCTTCTGCTGATAAGTGTCGCCCCTTGGCTAATTTTCACCCATCTGTTTGGGGATATCATTTCCTTTCTTATACTCAT GAAATTACTAATCAAGAAAAAGTTGAAGTTGATGAGTACAAAGAGACAATTAGAAAAATGCTGGTGGAAACTTGCGACAATAGCACTCAAAAGCTTGTGTTGATAGACGCGATGCAACGATTGGGAGTGGCTTATCATTTCGATAATGAAATTGAAACATCCATTCAAAACATTTTTGATGCATCGTCCAAACAGAATGATAATGACAACAACCTTTACGTTGTGTCTCTTCGTTTTCGACTTGTGAGGCAACAAGGCCATTACATGTCTTCAG ATGTGTTCAAGCAATTCACCAACCAAGATGGGAAATTCAAGGAAACACTTACTAATGATGTCCAAGGATTATTGAGTTTGTATGAAGCATCACATCTGAGAGTGCGTAATGAGGAGATTCTTGAAGAAGCTCTTACATTTACCACCACTCATCTCGAGTCTATTGTCTCCAACTTGAGCAATAATAATAACTCTCTTAAGGTTGAAGTTGGTGAAGCCTTAACTCAGCCTATTCGCATGACTTTACCAAGGATGGGAGCTAGAAAATACATATCCATTTACGAAAACAATGATGCACACCACCATTTGCTTTTGAAATTTGCTAAATTGGATTTTAACATGCTGCAAAAGTTTCACCAAAGAGAGCTTAGTGATCTTACAAG GTGGTGGAAAGATTTGGATTTTGCAAATAAATATCCATATGCAAGAGACAGGTTGGTTGAGTGTTACTTCTGGATATTAGGAGTGtattttgagccaaaatataGTCGTGCGAGAAAAATGATGACAAAAGTACTCAACCTGACCTCCATTATTGACGACACTTTTGATGCTTATGCAACCTTTGACGAACTTGTGACTTTCAATGATGCAATCCAGAG ATGGGATGCTAATGCAATTGATTCAATACAACCATATATGAGACCTGCTTATCAAGCTCTTCTAGACATTTACAGTGAAATGGAACAAGTGTTGTCCAAAGAAGGTAAACTGGACCGTGTATACTATGCAAAAAATGAg atgaaaaagTTGGTGAGAGCCTATTTTAAGGAAACCCAATGGTTGAATGATTGTGACCATATTCCAAAATATGAGGAACAAGTGGAGAATGCAATCGTAAGTGCTGGCTATATGATGATATCAACAACTTGCTTGGTCGGTATAGAAGAATTTATATCCCACGAGACTTTTGAATGGTTGATGAATGAGTCTGTGATTGTTCGAGCTTCCGCATTGATTGCCAGAGCAATGAACGATATTGTTGGACATGAA GATGAACAAGAAAGAGGACATGTAGCTTCACTTATTGAATGTTACATGAAAGATTATGGAGCTTCAAAGCAAGAGACTTACATTAAGTTCCTGAAAGAGGTCACCAATGCATGGAAGGACATAAACAAACAATTCTTCCGTCCAACTGAAGTACCAATGTTTGTCCTTGAACGAGTTCTAAATTTGACACGTGTGGCTGACACGTTATATAAAGAGAAAGATACATATACAAACGCCAAAGGAAAACTTAAAAACATGATTAATTCAATACTAATTGAATctgtcaaaatataa